From a region of the Nothobranchius furzeri strain GRZ-AD chromosome 12, NfurGRZ-RIMD1, whole genome shotgun sequence genome:
- the ier2a gene encoding immediate early response gene 2 protein produces the protein MEVSAEAKRIMVVALGKLYSSRTQRGGVRLHRSLLLTLVMKSARDIYHAAQTAAESAAAVCEQHTEMETCAEPSGGQELQSPSSVAAGRTETSPHLLPGDADSHSGADKENTCPFGPAQHTRKRRGKATAEPDFIPCKKAKLECGISPQQLHVSSVLDYVKCGELGPPIPLQTVIAAC, from the coding sequence ATGGAGGTCAGCGCTGAGGCCAAGAGGATCATGGTGGTGGCTTTGGGGAAGCTGTACAGCTCGCGCACGCAGCGAGGCGGGGTCCGACTCCACCGGAGCCTCCTCCTGACTCTGGTGATGAAGTCCGCCCGGGACATTTACCACGCGGCCCAGACGGCGGCTGAGAGTGCGGCGGCTGTTTGTGAACAACATACGGAGATGGAGACGTGCGCGGAGCCGAGTGGAGGTCAGGAGCTCCAAAGTCCCAGTTCTGTTGCAGCAGGACGGACTGAGACTTCCCCTCACCTTCTGCCCGGAGACGCTGACTCTCACAGTGGCGCGGACAAGGAGAATACGTGCCCCTTTGGCCCGGCACAACACACCCGGAAGCGCCGGGGCAAAGCTACAGCCGAACCGGACTTCATACCCTGTAAAAAGGCTAAACTTGAGTGTGGGATTTCCCCTCAGCAGCTCCATGTGAGCTCCGTTTTGGACTATGTGAAATGCGGTGAACTGGGACCCCCCATCCCCCTACAGACGGTCATCGCGGCGTGTTGA